A single Trichocoleus sp. FACHB-46 DNA region contains:
- a CDS encoding sodium:proton antiporter has translation MSSWFVDTYILSFLVLGLLLLLITLGSSWINRLPLSYALIYLAVGILLGPGGINLVKLRPEAEFLERATEFVVLISLYSCGLKMNRPLKLWAWSSTARLIGFLMPISIGAIALLGHWFLKLNWGEAILLGAILAPTDPVLASEVQLSDRDDRNELRFGLTSEGGLNDALAFPFVYFGLHWIEDGNWESWFKNWVAVDLLWAIAAGLVMGIVVAKAVAWVDQKIQNYRKVDELFEDFTAISTILLTYALTEMVNGYGFLAVFVAGVVAQRSYRNPEKPRSQLSFIERLEKLAEVGVILLLGSLLRIEPILRFIDEALLVAGALIFVVRPIGAWISTIGEKYTSLVPKGSRRNFRERFRPTTRWLLGWFGIRGVGSLYYLAYAYGKGLEGETGEMIGWITYLTVVISVILHGISSTPLMKWHDESISDILEAEETTSPSSSQ, from the coding sequence ATGAGCTCTTGGTTTGTGGATACTTACATTCTTAGTTTTCTAGTTCTTGGCTTACTTCTGCTGTTGATCACTTTAGGTTCGAGCTGGATCAACCGTTTGCCTCTCTCCTACGCCTTGATTTACCTGGCTGTCGGTATTTTGCTAGGGCCTGGAGGTATCAACTTAGTTAAGCTGCGGCCTGAGGCTGAGTTTTTAGAGCGAGCAACTGAGTTTGTCGTGCTGATCTCGCTGTATAGCTGCGGCTTGAAGATGAATCGCCCGCTCAAACTGTGGGCCTGGAGTTCTACAGCGCGGCTGATTGGCTTTCTGATGCCGATCTCCATTGGCGCGATCGCCCTGTTGGGGCACTGGTTTCTCAAACTCAACTGGGGCGAGGCCATTCTCTTGGGTGCCATCCTAGCTCCGACCGACCCCGTACTCGCCTCAGAAGTGCAACTATCTGACCGAGATGACCGTAACGAGCTACGCTTCGGTTTAACGTCTGAAGGTGGCTTAAATGACGCGCTAGCCTTTCCTTTTGTCTATTTTGGGCTCCACTGGATTGAAGACGGCAACTGGGAGAGCTGGTTCAAAAACTGGGTGGCTGTAGACTTGCTGTGGGCGATCGCAGCAGGACTGGTGATGGGAATTGTGGTTGCCAAAGCAGTGGCTTGGGTTGATCAGAAAATCCAGAACTACCGGAAGGTAGACGAACTCTTTGAAGACTTTACAGCCATCAGTACCATTCTCTTGACCTACGCCCTCACGGAAATGGTTAATGGCTACGGATTTTTGGCAGTTTTTGTTGCTGGAGTGGTAGCCCAACGCAGTTATCGCAACCCTGAAAAACCGCGTTCTCAACTGAGTTTCATTGAGCGGCTAGAGAAGCTGGCGGAAGTTGGCGTGATTTTGCTGCTAGGGTCACTGTTACGCATCGAGCCGATTCTGCGCTTTATTGACGAAGCCCTTTTAGTGGCGGGAGCGTTAATTTTTGTCGTACGCCCAATTGGCGCTTGGATCAGCACCATTGGGGAAAAATATACCAGCCTAGTGCCTAAAGGTTCGAGACGAAATTTCCGTGAACGCTTTCGTCCTACCACTCGTTGGCTATTAGGTTGGTTTGGTATCCGGGGCGTTGGTTCCTTGTATTACCTCGCTTACGCTTACGGTAAGGGCTTGGAAGGTGAAACAGGTGAAATGATCGGTTGGATTACTTACCTAACTGTCGTGATTTCTGTGATATTACATGGCATCAGCTCGACTCCGTTGATGAAATGGCACGACGAGAGTATTAGCGACATTTTGGAAGCCGAAGAAACGACTTCCCCGTCTTCGAGCCAATAA